A single genomic interval of Bradyrhizobium japonicum USDA 6 harbors:
- a CDS encoding OprO/OprP family phosphate-selective porin, whose product MSRTRIAATAIGLAGVLAASQAQAQTASSSDQEIALLKQQLKMLEQKLDKLQSQTAANTAATAKTKAEAKAEAKAEARSEAKAVVANANAAIPLKGPVPVSGAVVTMPNNRPTICTADGANCVAITSRVHWDVGGYNYRPNTAATVPQKLDSGENIRRARIGVVGKFLEDWNFALIYDFGGSSDGFGGTGAAGATPVGFLPGGGTSGIENAWVSYTGLKPFGGKLSIEAGVMDLAWTLDESMSSNDIPFMERASVGLIAQNIAAGDFRSAIGARWYNDVFWAGAYVTGPTTGAIHSASSVSPPGTSEQYGAIARVAGQAVSGNGYSVHLGADAEWLIQPPRNLIANTQTLTLSDRPELRIDPTTLISTGAIANVAGAQVYGVEAAATYGSLYLQGEYYWFNIDRNANTSVPLIGAPSLKFQGGYAEAAYVLTGESRKYNPSNAAYGGVKPNNPFSLDGGGWGAWEIAGRYSTMDLNNQLATAAGIAGGRQTVYTLALNWYVNGNVRFMLDYLHGTVSKQASPISTADVGSKFDAIAMRTQFAF is encoded by the coding sequence GTGAGTAGGACAAGAATAGCAGCCACGGCGATTGGTCTCGCCGGCGTGCTGGCGGCCTCGCAAGCCCAGGCCCAAACGGCAAGCAGCAGCGACCAGGAGATCGCGCTCCTGAAGCAGCAGTTGAAGATGCTCGAGCAGAAGCTCGACAAGCTCCAGAGTCAGACCGCCGCCAACACGGCGGCGACGGCGAAGACAAAAGCTGAAGCCAAGGCCGAAGCGAAGGCCGAAGCGCGCTCGGAGGCGAAGGCCGTCGTCGCCAACGCCAACGCCGCGATCCCGCTCAAGGGACCAGTACCCGTCTCCGGTGCTGTCGTGACCATGCCGAACAACCGGCCGACCATCTGCACCGCTGACGGGGCGAACTGCGTCGCCATCACCAGCCGCGTGCACTGGGACGTCGGCGGCTACAACTATCGTCCCAACACGGCGGCGACCGTGCCGCAGAAGCTCGACAGCGGCGAGAACATCCGCCGCGCGCGCATCGGTGTCGTCGGCAAATTCCTCGAAGACTGGAATTTCGCGCTGATCTATGATTTCGGCGGCTCGTCGGACGGATTTGGCGGCACGGGCGCCGCTGGCGCTACCCCTGTCGGCTTCCTGCCCGGCGGTGGCACATCCGGCATCGAGAACGCTTGGGTGAGCTATACAGGGCTGAAGCCGTTCGGCGGCAAGCTGTCGATCGAAGCCGGCGTCATGGACCTTGCCTGGACCCTGGACGAATCCATGAGCTCCAACGACATTCCCTTCATGGAGCGCGCCTCAGTCGGTTTGATCGCGCAGAACATCGCCGCTGGCGACTTCCGTTCTGCCATCGGCGCACGCTGGTACAATGACGTGTTCTGGGCCGGCGCTTACGTGACTGGCCCCACCACGGGCGCCATTCACTCGGCCTCGAGCGTTTCACCTCCCGGGACCAGCGAGCAATACGGCGCGATCGCCCGCGTGGCGGGCCAGGCGGTCAGCGGTAATGGCTATTCGGTGCATCTCGGCGCCGACGCGGAATGGCTGATCCAGCCGCCGCGCAATCTGATCGCGAACACGCAAACGCTCACGCTCAGCGATCGTCCCGAGCTGCGCATCGATCCCACGACGCTGATCTCGACCGGTGCGATTGCCAATGTCGCGGGCGCCCAGGTTTACGGTGTGGAAGCCGCAGCGACCTACGGATCGTTGTATCTCCAGGGCGAATACTACTGGTTCAACATCGATCGCAACGCGAATACCAGCGTGCCGCTGATCGGTGCGCCAAGCCTGAAATTCCAGGGCGGCTACGCGGAAGCGGCCTATGTTTTGACCGGTGAATCACGCAAGTACAATCCGTCGAATGCCGCCTATGGCGGCGTCAAGCCGAACAATCCGTTCTCGCTCGATGGCGGCGGCTGGGGTGCCTGGGAGATTGCCGGCCGCTACTCCACCATGGATCTGAACAATCAGCTCGCGACCGCCGCTGGCATCGCCGGCGGACGTCAGACCGTCTACACGCTCGCGCTCAACTGGTACGTCAACGGCAACGTCCGCTTCATGCTGGACTACCTGCATGGCACGGTATCGAAACAGGCTTCGCCGATCTCGACCGCCGATGTCGGCTCGAAGTTCGATGCGATCGCGATGCGCACGCAGTTCGCGTTCTGA
- a CDS encoding DegQ family serine endoprotease produces the protein MFRSTRTAVLTALCIAFSAHFNPAAAQDRRVPSSPAELRLSYAPIVQRVQPAVVNVYAAKVVQNRNPLLDDPIFRRFFGVPGQQPEQMQRSLGSGVIVDASGLVVTNVHVIEGADQVKVSLSDKREFEAEILLKDPRTDLAVLRLKDTKEKFPTLDFTNSDELLVGDVVLAIGNPFGVGQTVTHGIISALARTQVGITDYQFFIQTDAAINPGNSGGALVDMSGKLAGINTAIYSRSGGSQGIGFAIPANMVRVVVASAKSGGKAVKRPWLGAKLQAVTPEIAESLGLRSPTGALVASVVSTGPAAKAGLKSSDLITGIDGQAVDDPNAFDYRFATRPLGGTAQIDVQRGGKPLKVTIALETAPDSGRNELVVTARSPFQGAKVSTITPAVADELHLDADTEGVVITDLGGDSAAANVGFQKGDIILAVNNQKIGKTTDLEKAAGERPRIWRITLVRGGQQISVTLGG, from the coding sequence ATGTTTCGATCGACCCGGACTGCCGTGCTCACGGCATTGTGCATAGCGTTTTCAGCCCACTTCAATCCGGCCGCCGCGCAGGACCGTCGTGTCCCGTCCTCGCCCGCCGAGCTGCGGCTGTCCTATGCGCCGATCGTGCAGCGGGTGCAGCCGGCCGTCGTCAACGTCTACGCCGCCAAGGTGGTGCAGAACCGCAATCCGCTGCTGGACGACCCGATCTTCCGCCGCTTCTTCGGCGTGCCGGGCCAGCAGCCCGAGCAGATGCAGCGCTCGCTCGGCTCCGGTGTCATCGTCGATGCCTCCGGCCTCGTCGTCACCAATGTCCACGTCATCGAGGGTGCGGACCAGGTGAAAGTATCGCTGTCGGACAAGCGGGAATTCGAGGCCGAGATCCTGCTGAAGGATCCGCGCACCGATCTCGCCGTGCTGCGCCTGAAGGACACCAAGGAGAAGTTTCCGACCCTGGACTTCACCAATTCCGACGAACTGCTGGTTGGCGACGTCGTGCTCGCGATCGGCAATCCCTTCGGCGTCGGCCAGACCGTGACCCACGGCATCATCTCGGCGCTCGCGCGCACCCAGGTCGGCATCACCGACTACCAGTTCTTCATCCAGACCGATGCGGCCATCAATCCCGGCAATTCCGGCGGCGCGCTGGTCGACATGAGCGGAAAGCTCGCCGGCATCAATACCGCGATCTATTCGCGCTCCGGCGGCTCGCAAGGCATCGGCTTTGCGATTCCCGCCAACATGGTGCGCGTCGTCGTCGCCTCCGCCAAGAGCGGCGGCAAGGCGGTGAAGCGGCCGTGGCTCGGGGCAAAATTGCAGGCGGTGACGCCCGAGATCGCGGAGAGCCTCGGCCTGCGTTCGCCGACCGGCGCGCTGGTCGCAAGCGTGGTCTCGACCGGCCCCGCGGCCAAGGCCGGCCTGAAATCCTCCGATCTCATCACCGGGATCGACGGCCAGGCCGTCGATGATCCCAACGCCTTCGACTACCGTTTCGCCACGCGTCCGCTCGGCGGCACCGCGCAGATCGACGTGCAGCGCGGCGGCAAGCCGCTCAAGGTCACGATCGCGCTCGAGACCGCCCCTGACTCCGGCCGCAACGAGCTCGTCGTCACGGCGCGTTCGCCGTTCCAGGGTGCGAAGGTCTCGACCATCACGCCGGCAGTTGCCGACGAGCTGCATCTGGACGCCGACACCGAAGGCGTCGTGATCACCGATCTCGGCGGCGACAGCGCGGCTGCGAATGTCGGCTTCCAGAAGGGCGACATCATCCTCGCCGTCAACAACCAGAAGATCGGCAAGACCACCGACCTCGAAAAGGCGGCGGGCGAGCGGCCGCGGATCTGGCGCATCACGCTGGTCCGTGGCGGCCAGCAGATCAGCGTCACGCTGGGCGGATGA
- a CDS encoding replication-associated recombination protein A has product MSPKRPQETPTLFAAAGLDHEAPHPLPDRLRPRALSEVVGQDHILGPDGALTRMLETRTLGSLVFWGPPGTGKTTVARLLADATDLHFEQISAVFSGVADLKKAFDAARARREMGKGTLLFVDEVHRFNRAQQDSFLPVMEDGTVVMVGATTENPSFELNAALLSRARVLVFRSLDAAAIEKLFAHAEEVEGRKLPLDDEARAVLVRMADGDGRASLTLVEEVWRSARADEIFNAAQLQEILQRRAPIYDKSADGHYNLISALHKSVRGSDPDAALYYLARMLDAGEDPLFLARRVVRMAVEDIGLADPQALVIANAAKDAFDFLGHPEGELAIAQAVVYLATAPKSNAVYTAFGTAMQVAKQAGSLLPPKHILNSPTKLMKSEGYGAAYEYDHDAPDAFSGQDYFPEALGRQTFYDPPERGFEREIRKRLDYWAKLRKERGGSR; this is encoded by the coding sequence ATGAGCCCGAAGCGCCCACAGGAGACCCCAACTCTCTTTGCCGCGGCGGGGCTCGATCACGAGGCACCGCATCCGCTGCCGGACCGGCTGCGCCCGCGCGCGCTGTCGGAGGTCGTCGGCCAGGACCATATCCTCGGTCCCGACGGTGCGCTGACGCGCATGCTGGAGACGCGCACGCTCGGCTCGCTGGTGTTCTGGGGCCCGCCCGGCACCGGCAAGACCACGGTGGCGCGGCTGCTGGCGGATGCGACCGATCTGCATTTCGAGCAGATCTCCGCGGTGTTCTCCGGCGTCGCCGATCTGAAGAAGGCGTTTGACGCCGCGCGCGCCCGCCGCGAGATGGGCAAGGGCACGCTGCTGTTCGTCGACGAGGTGCATCGCTTCAATCGCGCCCAGCAGGATTCGTTTCTGCCGGTGATGGAGGACGGCACCGTCGTGATGGTCGGCGCGACCACCGAAAACCCGTCCTTCGAGCTCAACGCGGCGTTGCTCTCTCGTGCGCGCGTGCTGGTGTTTCGCTCGCTCGATGCCGCCGCGATCGAAAAACTGTTCGCGCATGCCGAGGAGGTCGAGGGCCGCAAGCTGCCGCTCGATGACGAGGCACGCGCCGTGCTGGTGCGCATGGCCGACGGCGACGGCCGGGCATCGCTGACGCTTGTCGAAGAGGTCTGGCGTTCGGCGCGGGCGGACGAGATTTTCAACGCGGCGCAGTTGCAGGAGATCCTGCAGCGCCGCGCGCCGATCTACGACAAGTCGGCCGACGGTCACTACAACCTGATCTCGGCGCTGCATAAATCGGTGCGGGGCTCCGATCCTGATGCCGCGCTGTATTACCTCGCGCGCATGCTCGATGCCGGCGAGGACCCGCTGTTCCTGGCCCGCCGCGTCGTACGCATGGCGGTCGAGGACATCGGCCTTGCCGATCCGCAGGCGCTGGTCATCGCCAATGCCGCCAAGGACGCCTTCGATTTCCTCGGCCATCCCGAAGGCGAGCTCGCGATCGCGCAGGCCGTGGTCTATCTCGCCACCGCGCCGAAATCGAACGCGGTCTACACCGCCTTCGGCACGGCGATGCAGGTCGCCAAGCAGGCCGGCTCGCTGCTGCCGCCAAAGCACATCCTGAATTCCCCGACCAAGCTGATGAAGTCGGAGGGCTACGGTGCGGCCTACGAATACGACCACGATGCCCCCGACGCCTTCTCCGGCCAGGACTACTTTCCGGAAGCCCTGGGCCGCCAGACTTTCTACGACCCGCCCGAGCGCGGTTTTGAGCGCGAGATCCGCAAGCGGTTGGATTACTGGGCCAAGCTGCGGAAGGAGCGGGGTGGCTCGCGCTAG
- a CDS encoding RluA family pseudouridine synthase — MSRRIKRMNPKPRSRDERDDSRPFKARTAKKTGPRLGGKPGAKPPRFAGERAERRPPKAAPEASAPAKPVEALLPTKVQTVKVTADENNMRVDRFLEARFPGLSFSHIQRVVRKGELRVDGKRVDSKDRLEEGQSVRIPPLKLDTPKAAGELSEGAQKTLAALKEMTIYEDDDVLVLNKPAGLAVQGGSGMTRHIDQMLEVMRDSRGQKPRLVHRIDRETSGCLLIAKTRFAASHLTGAFRSRSARKTYWALVPGLPKPKQGRISTFLAKEESEDDTIMRIAQHGDEGASHAVTYYAVVETAGNKLTWVSLKPVTGRTHQLRAHMEHIGHPIVGDAKYFNIENWQLPGGLQNRLHLLARRIVIPHPRGGVIDATAPLPPHMQQSWNLLGLDASRFDPIENAPEE, encoded by the coding sequence ATGAGCCGCCGCATCAAGAGAATGAACCCAAAGCCCCGCTCGCGTGACGAGCGCGACGATTCGCGTCCGTTCAAGGCGCGTACTGCGAAGAAGACGGGACCACGGCTCGGTGGCAAGCCGGGTGCGAAGCCGCCGCGCTTCGCGGGCGAGCGCGCCGAGCGGCGGCCGCCCAAGGCTGCGCCCGAAGCGTCGGCGCCGGCGAAGCCCGTCGAGGCGCTGCTGCCGACCAAGGTGCAGACCGTCAAGGTAACGGCTGACGAGAACAACATGCGCGTCGATCGCTTTCTCGAAGCGCGCTTTCCCGGCCTGTCGTTCTCCCACATCCAGCGCGTCGTCCGTAAAGGCGAGCTGCGCGTCGACGGCAAGCGTGTCGACAGCAAGGATCGGCTGGAGGAGGGCCAGAGCGTCCGCATTCCGCCGTTGAAGCTCGACACGCCGAAGGCCGCCGGTGAGCTGTCGGAAGGCGCCCAAAAGACGCTTGCCGCGCTGAAGGAGATGACGATCTACGAGGACGACGACGTCCTCGTCCTGAACAAGCCGGCCGGCCTCGCCGTGCAGGGTGGCTCGGGCATGACGCGGCACATCGATCAGATGCTGGAGGTGATGCGCGATTCCAGGGGCCAGAAGCCGCGCCTCGTGCACCGCATCGACCGGGAGACCTCTGGCTGCCTGCTGATCGCCAAGACGCGATTTGCCGCCTCGCATCTGACCGGCGCCTTCCGCTCGCGGTCCGCGCGAAAGACATATTGGGCGCTGGTGCCGGGTCTGCCGAAGCCGAAGCAGGGCCGCATCTCGACCTTCCTCGCGAAGGAAGAGAGCGAGGACGACACCATCATGCGCATCGCCCAGCATGGCGACGAAGGTGCCAGCCACGCGGTGACGTACTATGCGGTGGTCGAGACCGCCGGCAACAAGTTGACCTGGGTGTCGCTCAAGCCCGTGACCGGCCGCACCCACCAGCTGCGCGCCCATATGGAGCATATCGGCCACCCCATCGTCGGCGATGCCAAATATTTCAACATCGAGAACTGGCAGCTGCCGGGCGGCCTGCAAAACCGGCTGCATCTGCTCGCGCGCCGCATCGTCATTCCGCATCCGCGCGGCGGCGTGATCGACGCCACCGCGCCATTGCCGCCGCACATGCAGCAGTCGTGGAATCTGCTGGGGCTCGATGCGAGCCGGTTTGATCCGATCGAGAACGCGCCGGAAGAGTAG
- a CDS encoding ATP12 family chaperone protein, which produces MRELFDEVAGRSPLDPQEAVRQAARPPQRKRFYKEAGVAEAEGGFAITLDGRPIRTPSARQVVIPSRVLADAVAAEWAAQGETIDPVTMPLTRIANSVVEGVIDRVELVADDLARYFETDLLFYRAGHPEGLVAREATHWDPVLFWAAEALGAHFILSEGIMHVKQPDEAVQAARAALPGDAWSIAALHVVTTLTGSALLALALAHGVRDAGQVWAAAHVDEDWNAEKWGVDEEAAARRAARLKDFQAAVAVLAAVKPQAAEGP; this is translated from the coding sequence ATGCGCGAATTGTTCGATGAGGTTGCGGGGCGGTCCCCGCTCGATCCGCAGGAGGCGGTGAGGCAGGCCGCGCGTCCGCCGCAGCGCAAGCGCTTCTACAAGGAGGCGGGCGTGGCCGAGGCCGAGGGCGGCTTCGCCATCACGCTGGATGGCAGGCCGATCCGGACGCCATCGGCCCGCCAGGTGGTGATCCCGTCGCGCGTGCTGGCCGATGCGGTGGCCGCGGAATGGGCGGCCCAGGGCGAGACGATCGATCCCGTGACCATGCCGCTGACTCGGATCGCCAACAGCGTCGTCGAGGGGGTCATCGATCGCGTCGAGCTCGTAGCCGACGACCTTGCAAGATACTTCGAGACCGACCTGCTGTTCTATCGCGCCGGCCACCCCGAAGGGCTGGTCGCCCGCGAGGCCACGCATTGGGACCCCGTGCTGTTCTGGGCCGCGGAGGCGCTGGGCGCGCATTTCATCCTGTCCGAGGGCATCATGCATGTGAAGCAGCCGGACGAGGCCGTTCAGGCCGCCCGCGCGGCTCTGCCCGGGGATGCCTGGTCGATCGCGGCGCTCCACGTGGTCACGACCCTGACCGGTTCGGCGCTGCTGGCGTTGGCGCTCGCCCATGGTGTGCGCGATGCCGGCCAGGTCTGGGCCGCCGCCCATGTCGACGAGGACTGGAACGCCGAGAAATGGGGCGTGGACGAGGAGGCGGCTGCCCGCCGCGCCGCCCGCCTGAAGGATTTTCAGGCCGCCGTGGCGGTTCTGGCGGCCGTGAAGCCGCAGGCGGCCGAAGGTCCTTAA
- a CDS encoding flagellar hook-length control protein FliK, protein MPTPISSIVPVSAASPVADAATPVLQAGSVVDARVVSVMADNLVRIAIANLSMDVMSEVSLTPGQNLQLAVSQNDGTTRLAIMNGAGEAAADQITLTPRAASLVDGPPLAPSATTARNTLTPLEQVAVTVASAEAVTKQGSQAPLFANLASVVTGSDLPVGLKQAVLDVLAQQTPLNTALDGGDIESAFQKSGLFLEASLAAGTTPSSGAMPDLKAALLVLRQTLATLETAAPQAQGAALATAGTSQTTAVPAQAASPSTDLDMAQQPQMPRSANLAAAVLADIAGGAPQAAMPRTMSAGLAAALLQEVTQNLPRLTGNVPGSNKAVPDGHLFEAAARATPPPFRGALPAPQAIASPSLAPDTPLSATVHRLLDDTDAAIARQTLLQVASLPDRTDASGHRIDPTVPQWNFEIPFATPQGTAMAQFEISRDGGNESADPAKRAWRARFTLNVEPAGPVRALITLNGDKTFVRMWAERPATAQQLRAGIGELNQALTRAELKPGDILVRDGTPPQPAPARAGHFLDRAT, encoded by the coding sequence ATGCCAACGCCGATAAGCTCGATCGTTCCGGTCAGTGCCGCCAGCCCCGTGGCCGATGCGGCGACGCCCGTGCTCCAGGCCGGCAGCGTCGTGGATGCGAGGGTCGTCAGCGTGATGGCCGACAATCTGGTGCGGATCGCAATCGCCAATCTGTCGATGGACGTGATGTCCGAGGTGTCGCTGACACCGGGGCAAAATCTCCAGCTCGCAGTGTCGCAGAACGACGGCACCACCAGGCTCGCCATCATGAACGGGGCAGGCGAGGCGGCGGCTGACCAGATCACGCTGACGCCGCGGGCGGCTTCGCTCGTGGACGGCCCGCCGCTTGCGCCATCTGCCACCACCGCACGCAACACGCTGACGCCGTTGGAGCAGGTCGCCGTCACCGTGGCTTCGGCCGAGGCGGTCACAAAACAGGGCAGCCAGGCGCCGCTGTTCGCCAATCTCGCCTCCGTCGTCACCGGCAGCGATCTGCCGGTGGGACTGAAGCAGGCGGTGCTGGACGTGCTGGCGCAGCAGACGCCGCTCAACACCGCCCTCGATGGCGGCGATATCGAATCCGCCTTCCAGAAGTCCGGCCTGTTTCTCGAGGCCTCGCTCGCTGCAGGTACAACGCCGTCCTCCGGCGCGATGCCGGACCTGAAGGCCGCGCTGCTGGTGCTGCGCCAGACATTGGCCACGCTTGAGACCGCCGCGCCACAGGCGCAAGGAGCCGCGCTCGCTACGGCGGGGACATCGCAGACCACCGCCGTGCCAGCTCAGGCAGCATCGCCGTCGACCGATCTCGATATGGCCCAACAGCCGCAGATGCCGCGCAGCGCCAATCTCGCAGCCGCTGTGCTCGCCGACATCGCCGGCGGCGCTCCGCAGGCTGCGATGCCGCGAACCATGTCCGCCGGCCTTGCCGCGGCCCTTCTTCAAGAGGTCACGCAAAACCTGCCGCGCCTGACCGGCAATGTGCCCGGCTCGAACAAGGCCGTGCCGGATGGTCACCTCTTCGAGGCCGCGGCGCGCGCGACACCGCCGCCGTTCCGCGGCGCGCTGCCGGCGCCGCAGGCGATCGCCTCGCCATCGCTCGCGCCGGATACGCCGCTCTCCGCAACGGTGCATCGCCTGCTCGACGACACCGATGCCGCGATCGCGCGTCAAACGCTGCTCCAGGTCGCCTCGCTGCCCGATCGCACCGACGCCTCCGGCCATCGCATCGACCCGACCGTGCCGCAATGGAATTTCGAGATTCCCTTTGCGACCCCGCAGGGCACCGCGATGGCGCAGTTCGAGATCTCGCGCGATGGCGGCAACGAATCCGCCGATCCCGCCAAGCGCGCTTGGCGCGCGCGCTTCACGCTCAATGTCGAGCCGGCCGGCCCGGTGCGCGCGCTGATCACGCTCAACGGCGACAAGACTTTTGTGCGGATGTGGGCGGAGCGGCCGGCGACCGCGCAGCAGCTCCGCGCCGGCATCGGTGAGCTCAATCAGGCCCTGACGCGGGCGGAGCTCAAGCCCGGCGACATCCTGGTGCGCGACGGCACGCCGCCGCAGCCGGCGCCGGCCCGCGCCGGCCACTTCCTGGACCGCGCAACATGA
- a CDS encoding EscU/YscU/HrcU family type III secretion system export apparatus switch protein, giving the protein MSDPSKLAIALHYEKGGNAPVVVAKGKGTIGEKIVEIAKANDIPIEENEILAGALSKVELGEEIPPDLYKAVAEVLVFVLRLSGRGGRA; this is encoded by the coding sequence ATGAGCGATCCATCCAAGCTCGCCATTGCGCTGCATTACGAGAAGGGCGGCAACGCGCCCGTCGTCGTCGCCAAGGGCAAGGGCACGATCGGCGAAAAGATCGTCGAGATCGCCAAGGCCAACGACATCCCGATCGAAGAGAACGAGATCCTGGCCGGCGCGCTCTCCAAGGTCGAGCTCGGCGAGGAGATCCCGCCGGATCTCTACAAGGCCGTCGCCGAAGTGCTGGTGTTCGTGCTGCGGCTGTCGGGGCGGGGCGGTAGAGCCTGA
- a CDS encoding penicillin-binding transpeptidase domain-containing protein, giving the protein MVAAIFIAQRIPLLLTRRSTLGLLAAAATVPQRAFAHVAPPRNEIRDSLAKRFTDLGTSGTFVGYKVEDYLIVASDKERSGEAKLPASTFKIPNSLIALETGVVADPDKDVFPWDGVKRPIEAWNKDHTMRSAIAVSAVPVYQEIARRIGQERMQKYVDMFDYGNRDIGGGIDQFWLTGNLRIDPVEQVDFVDRLRRRALPIGKRSQDLVADILPVTKVGDSVIRAKSGLLGAERGEPSLGWMVGWAEKGEAHTVFALNMDCKEPRLVGERMPLTQACLAEIGAI; this is encoded by the coding sequence ATGGTCGCGGCCATCTTCATTGCTCAACGGATACCGCTCTTGCTGACCCGCCGTTCCACCCTCGGCCTTCTCGCCGCAGCCGCCACCGTGCCGCAGCGCGCGTTCGCCCACGTCGCGCCGCCGCGCAACGAGATCCGCGACAGCCTGGCAAAGCGGTTCACCGATCTCGGCACATCGGGGACCTTCGTCGGCTACAAGGTCGAGGACTATCTGATCGTCGCCAGCGACAAGGAGCGTTCCGGCGAAGCGAAGCTGCCGGCCTCGACGTTCAAGATCCCGAACTCGCTGATTGCGCTGGAGACCGGCGTCGTCGCCGACCCCGACAAGGACGTATTCCCCTGGGACGGCGTGAAGCGGCCGATCGAGGCCTGGAACAAGGACCACACGATGCGCAGCGCCATCGCGGTCAGCGCCGTGCCGGTCTATCAGGAGATCGCGCGCCGGATCGGGCAAGAGCGGATGCAAAAATATGTCGACATGTTCGACTACGGCAATCGCGATATCGGCGGCGGCATCGACCAGTTCTGGCTCACCGGCAATTTGCGCATCGATCCGGTTGAGCAGGTCGATTTCGTTGACCGGCTGCGCCGCCGCGCGCTGCCGATCGGCAAGCGCAGCCAGGACCTCGTCGCCGACATCCTGCCGGTGACCAAGGTCGGCGACAGCGTCATCCGCGCCAAATCCGGCTTGCTCGGCGCCGAGCGCGGCGAGCCGTCGCTCGGCTGGATGGTCGGCTGGGCCGAGAAGGGCGAGGCGCACACCGTGTTCGCGCTCAACATGGACTGCAAGGAGCCGCGTCTCGTCGGCGAGCGCATGCCGTTGACGCAAGCCTGCCTTGCCGAGATCGGCGCGATCTAG
- a CDS encoding carboxymuconolactone decarboxylase family protein produces the protein MEWFAHAPLAAKAALSPDIIAELKANKRPSKMAEDEAVVYDFVTELTTTKKVSDETYARAKKTFNDQQIVDLTALAGNYVMVAMLLAMAEETVPPDKQEPFKPGEP, from the coding sequence GTGGAATGGTTCGCGCACGCGCCGCTGGCGGCCAAGGCGGCCCTGTCGCCTGATATCATCGCGGAGTTGAAGGCCAACAAGCGCCCGTCGAAGATGGCCGAGGACGAGGCGGTGGTCTACGATTTCGTCACCGAGCTCACCACGACAAAGAAGGTCAGCGACGAGACCTATGCGCGCGCCAAGAAAACTTTCAATGATCAGCAGATCGTCGATCTCACCGCGCTCGCCGGCAATTACGTGATGGTCGCAATGCTGCTGGCGATGGCGGAGGAGACGGTGCCACCGGACAAGCAGGAGCCGTTCAAGCCGGGTGAGCCGTAA
- a CDS encoding dienelactone hydrolase family protein → MVTNWRTVAALIALCVSSPFACGAAVAQALPKEVATRAEIYPIPSLTLSDQQFLSGDAAAGKPVTVAGEFRVAQGTGKLPVVVLMHGSSGVGATTEAWVHAFNAMGISTFVIDGFTGRGLTVVGPNQALLGRLNLIVDIYRSLEILAKHPRVDPDRIVLMGFSRGGQATLYASLDRFNKLWNKSGVQFAAYIPFYPDCSTTYQSDSEVAARPIRIFHGTPDDYNPVTSCKAFVGRLKTAGRDVVLTEYPDSAHGFDSGLLGVSTVAVSANAQTVRNCHIKEGDGGVLMNGDTNAPFTYKDACVELNPHVGGNPATAAESRKAVVEFLQALFKLG, encoded by the coding sequence ATGGTCACCAATTGGCGCACCGTTGCGGCGCTTATCGCACTGTGCGTGTCGAGCCCGTTCGCCTGCGGCGCTGCCGTCGCGCAGGCGCTTCCCAAGGAAGTCGCCACCCGCGCCGAGATCTACCCGATCCCCTCGCTCACCCTTTCCGACCAGCAATTCCTCAGCGGCGATGCGGCGGCCGGCAAGCCGGTGACCGTCGCCGGCGAATTCCGCGTCGCCCAGGGCACCGGCAAACTTCCCGTCGTGGTGCTGATGCACGGCTCGAGCGGCGTCGGCGCCACCACCGAGGCCTGGGTCCACGCTTTCAACGCCATGGGCATCTCGACCTTCGTGATCGACGGTTTCACCGGCCGCGGGCTGACGGTGGTGGGGCCGAACCAGGCCCTGCTCGGCCGCCTCAACCTGATCGTCGACATCTACCGCTCGCTGGAGATTCTTGCGAAGCATCCCCGCGTCGATCCTGATCGTATCGTGCTGATGGGCTTCTCGCGCGGCGGACAGGCGACGCTCTATGCGAGCCTCGATCGCTTCAACAAGCTCTGGAACAAGTCCGGCGTGCAGTTCGCGGCTTACATCCCGTTCTATCCGGATTGCTCGACGACGTATCAAAGCGACAGCGAGGTCGCCGCACGCCCGATCCGGATCTTCCACGGCACGCCCGACGACTACAATCCCGTGACGAGCTGCAAGGCGTTCGTCGGACGGCTCAAGACGGCCGGGCGTGATGTGGTGCTGACCGAATACCCCGACAGCGCCCACGGCTTCGACAGCGGCCTGCTCGGCGTCAGCACCGTTGCGGTGTCGGCCAACGCGCAGACCGTGCGCAACTGCCATATCAAGGAGGGCGACGGCGGCGTGCTGATGAACGGCGACACCAACGCGCCCTTCACCTACAAGGATGCATGCGTCGAGCTCAACCCGCATGTCGGCGGCAATCCCGCGACGGCCGCGGAGTCGCGCAAGGCGGTGGTGGAGTTCTTGCAAGCGCTGTTCAAGCTGGGATAG